The Oscillospiraceae bacterium genome includes the window TCAGCCGGAACCGATCCGGAAGGCATCGCATTGTTTGAATCTGCAGAAAATGATAATGCTGCATTTTCTACGCGCTCCGTCGCCCTGATTGCAAATGAAACATATCGCATGGTCGTAAGCAACACCTCCGGCGACTCAGTGACTGTAGTCATTTCTCTGCCCTCATATATTGTCGTACCTTCCGATTCGGAAAACGCAGCGGACTCATCAAACCATATAAGTCTTAACATCGACAAAGGCAGTAATGCGGCTTTTTCTATTCAATCGTATAAAGACATCGATTATTTGCCATCATTTACAGTTTCTCGATCGGGCAAAACAATCCAGTATATAAGCGATTACGATTCGTTAAAAACAGCTCTGAGTTCATCCGGAAAGGCCGCGGAAATAAATCTTCTCGCGGATATCAACTCCGATGTCGAGGAAGATTTAATATTTTACCGTCCGGTCGCCTTTTTCTATGGAGACCACACGCTTTCCGTCAACGGCAATATTATCTTCGAATCGGCCGGAGAAGGAACCTTTCAAATGACCGGAAACGGCGATACTGTTAAAGCTTCAGGCTTTTTTGCCAATGCCCCGAAATGCGCCGTCGAGATATCTCATCCTTTTTATACTTTTGAAAAAGACTGTACTGAATATTATATAACGGCCTGGCATTATAATGGCTCATATTTAAATGCCACAAAATTTCCGGTCGCATCCTATGCAATGCTGTCTGCGCTTGCCGATAATGACAGATACCCCAAATTGTCTGATGGGAGTTCCATTATCTTTACATCAGCCTTCTCACTTGAAGATTCTGTAATGATTGAAAAAGCAGTATCGCTTAAATTCAATAAAAAGATTGATCCGGGCGATTATTCAATATCTGTTTTTTCTCGCGCCGAAGCAGCCTTGACATATTCCGGAGGATCAAATTATGATTATACTCACCTGTTTCTCGATCTTCCCGCTTCTTCGATAATCTGGTCCGGGAAAGGCGCTCCGGGAGAGCTTTATGTGTCAGAGCAGATGAATGTCAAATCATATAATGGCATTGCTCTGCGGGATAAATATGGCATCGGCGGTTACTGCATGGGAGATGTGACATATTTCGCCATACGCTCAGCCGAAAACACTGAATTCCCTTCAGATGTCGTTTTTATTCAGGAAGGAAACGTTTTAGTAGGTTATACTGAAAGTTATTCGATTGACATATCACAGCTAACTTCGGTGGATATAGCGTATAAAACCACAAAATGCAAGCTGTCATTCCCCGCATATATGAAAAATAATGACGGCACCGTCGATATTTCATCCGAACCGATATGTATCCTGACCGACACATACGGCAACACCAGAATATTAAAAATCAAACTGAAGCGAACCGGAAAAGGTATACCGGTTGTGAATATAGATATTGACGGCGGCGTTACGGTATTGGATAAAGATATATACCAAAACGCCGTCATTTCGATAGATTCATTTGGCAGGTTCGATTTCAATTCTCTTTATGATACAATTATAACTGTGCGTGGGCGCGGAAACTCAACATGGAAAAAGTTTGATAAAAAACCGTTTCGCATCAGCTTTTCCCAAGCAACCGAGCTGTTTGGACTCAAAGAAGGCACCGAATGGATATTCGTCGCTAATTATGCGGATAAATCGCTTATGAGAGACCGTATCGCATACGAAATGGCAAAGCTTCTTGATAATATGGATTACGC containing:
- a CDS encoding CotH kinase family protein, which produces MKLKNTSSKSEKRRYLLYLMLTTVFIIGFFTFLYIIEHGPLPQVIIRKQTDAKIKISAGTDPEGIALFESAENDNAAFSTRSVALIANETYRMVVSNTSGDSVTVVISLPSYIVVPSDSENAADSSNHISLNIDKGSNAAFSIQSYKDIDYLPSFTVSRSGKTIQYISDYDSLKTALSSSGKAAEINLLADINSDVEEDLIFYRPVAFFYGDHTLSVNGNIIFESAGEGTFQMTGNGDTVKASGFFANAPKCAVEISHPFYTFEKDCTEYYITAWHYNGSYLNATKFPVASYAMLSALADNDRYPKLSDGSSIIFTSAFSLEDSVMIEKAVSLKFNKKIDPGDYSISVFSRAEAALTYSGGSNYDYTHLFLDLPASSIIWSGKGAPGELYVSEQMNVKSYNGIALRDKYGIGGYCMGDVTYFAIRSAENTEFPSDVVFIQEGNVLVGYTESYSIDISQLTSVDIAYKTTKCKLSFPAYMKNNDGTVDISSEPICILTDTYGNTRILKIKLKRTGKGIPVVNIDIDGGVTVLDKDIYQNAVISIDSFGRFDFNSLYDTIITVRGRGNSTWKKFDKKPFRISFSQATELFGLKEGTEWIFVANYADKSLMRDRIAYEMAKLLDNMDYAPTQYCVDVFINGSYAGVYTCGAQLEVGKGRIELGEGDGADVGYVVEVGGVDDGVHIKNIDYFHAGLIKFALVRYPDKKTRTISQFNYIKSYFMKVNNAIVNLDNYEEYIDVDSFVDWLILQELSNNTDSSFRRSCYFTKQPGGKLKMGPPWDFDIAFGNFIEDDIDYDTWASYTYHNPTETNVDTSKDYVGTTWAKYLLSDPAFVKLLQKRWLEVKDALVSCALNEIDLTSADIAPSAKENFMVWNILNTRVSLERRDVTKYNTFEKQVQYLKDFIVKRSEWMTSKLEQMMKEFEEKSK